The proteins below are encoded in one region of Sideroxydans lithotrophicus ES-1:
- a CDS encoding cytochrome c biogenesis protein DipZ, whose translation MLIFLLAYLGGVLTILSPCVLPVLPFVFARSERSFRRSGLPVLIGMAVTFAVLASLAAVGGAWLVEVNQYGRYAAMALLLLLGLALIFPSWSERMMRPFVVFGGRLQQRADQQGSIKGSLLLGVAVGFLWAPCAGPILGLVLAGAALNGANLHSALLLFTFAAGAATSLAVALLASGRVIAWMKRSFGVEEWVRRVLGVAVVAGIVVIAFGWDTRFLAQFTSANTTAAEQHLIRQLAQRPAAIEVAETGMAAPLNGATEWINSPALSMEALRGKVVLVDFWTYSCINCLRTLPYLKAWDEKYREQGLVIVGVHAPEFAFEKDLHNVEQAVRELGIRYPVAVDNQYAIWNAYQNEYWPAHYLIDAQGHIRHEHFGEGAYRETEQMIQTLLKEAHQNLAFKDGFVRVQGAGALAAATDMDRSPETYVGYGRQENFASPEAIERDKPARYTAPRKLKADHWALSGSWRVGKESAQLDAAGGGISYRFRGRDLHLVLGPHSGKPVRFRVTLDGAAPGKDHGVDTDAQGNGVIREQRLYQLVRQSGKIRDLTFKIEFLDADSEAFAFTFG comes from the coding sequence ATGCTGATCTTCCTGCTCGCCTATCTCGGTGGTGTCCTGACCATCCTCAGCCCGTGCGTGCTGCCGGTGCTGCCGTTCGTATTCGCCCGTTCGGAACGGTCGTTCCGGCGTTCCGGCCTGCCTGTCCTGATCGGCATGGCAGTGACGTTCGCCGTGCTGGCCAGCCTGGCTGCAGTGGGCGGAGCGTGGCTGGTCGAGGTGAACCAGTACGGCCGCTATGCGGCAATGGCCTTGCTGTTGTTGCTCGGGTTGGCGTTGATTTTTCCATCATGGTCGGAACGCATGATGCGGCCTTTCGTCGTGTTCGGCGGGCGCCTGCAGCAACGTGCCGACCAGCAAGGCAGTATCAAGGGATCGTTGCTGCTGGGTGTGGCCGTCGGTTTCCTGTGGGCGCCCTGTGCCGGACCCATCCTGGGGCTGGTGCTGGCAGGCGCGGCGTTGAACGGTGCGAACCTGCACAGTGCGTTGCTGCTGTTCACGTTCGCAGCCGGTGCGGCGACTTCGCTGGCTGTGGCGCTGCTGGCCAGCGGTCGCGTGATCGCCTGGATGAAGCGCAGTTTCGGCGTCGAGGAATGGGTGCGACGCGTACTCGGTGTCGCCGTGGTGGCGGGCATCGTCGTCATCGCATTCGGCTGGGATACGCGCTTCCTGGCGCAGTTCACTTCGGCGAACACCACTGCCGCAGAGCAGCACTTGATCCGGCAACTGGCGCAACGTCCGGCGGCGATAGAGGTTGCCGAGACCGGCATGGCAGCGCCACTGAACGGCGCGACAGAATGGATCAACTCACCGGCGCTGAGCATGGAGGCGTTGCGCGGCAAAGTGGTGCTGGTGGATTTCTGGACCTATTCCTGCATCAACTGTTTGCGCACGCTGCCGTACCTGAAGGCATGGGATGAAAAGTATCGCGAGCAGGGGTTGGTCATCGTCGGCGTGCATGCACCGGAGTTCGCTTTCGAGAAGGATCTGCATAATGTCGAACAGGCCGTGCGCGAACTCGGCATCAGGTATCCGGTGGCGGTCGATAACCAGTATGCGATCTGGAATGCCTACCAGAACGAATACTGGCCCGCGCATTACCTGATCGATGCCCAGGGACACATCCGGCATGAGCATTTCGGTGAAGGCGCATACCGTGAGACCGAACAGATGATCCAGACCCTGCTCAAGGAAGCTCACCAGAACCTGGCATTCAAGGATGGATTCGTACGTGTGCAGGGTGCCGGTGCGTTGGCTGCCGCAACCGACATGGATCGTTCTCCGGAGACCTATGTGGGCTATGGACGCCAGGAGAATTTTGCGTCACCCGAGGCGATCGAACGCGACAAACCGGCCCGCTACACTGCGCCGCGCAAGCTCAAGGCCGACCACTGGGCGCTGAGCGGAAGCTGGCGGGTCGGCAAGGAGTCCGCACAACTGGATGCAGCGGGTGGCGGGATCAGCTACCGCTTCCGTGGTCGCGACCTGCATCTGGTGCTGGGGCCGCATAGCGGCAAGCCGGTGCGCTTCAGGGTCACGCTGGACGGGGCGGCGCCCGGCAAGGACCACGGGGTGGACACCGATGCGCAGGGCAATGGTGTGATACGGGAACAGCGCCTCTACCAGCTCGTGCGGCAAAGCGGCAAGATCAGGGATCTGACTTTCAAGATTGAATTTCTGGATGCCGACAGTGAGGCGTTCGCGTTCACGTTCGGCTGA
- a CDS encoding acylphosphatase produces MSIQPASTLKTLHLVIHGRVQGVFYRDSMRREAQSLSVSGWVRNRSDGTVEAMVQGEPGAVDALVRWAQRGPVRAQVERVDIEPAAGGYSSFEVTN; encoded by the coding sequence ATGTCCATCCAACCTGCTTCCACCCTGAAGACTTTGCATCTGGTGATCCATGGCCGCGTACAGGGCGTGTTCTACCGCGACTCGATGCGCCGCGAGGCGCAGAGTCTGTCTGTGTCAGGCTGGGTGCGCAACCGCAGCGACGGGACGGTGGAGGCGATGGTGCAGGGCGAGCCCGGCGCGGTGGATGCACTGGTGCGCTGGGCGCAGCGCGGGCCGGTGCGGGCGCAGGTGGAGCGCGTCGACATCGAACCTGCCGCGGGCGGTTACTCCAGCTTCGAAGTGACCAATTGA
- a CDS encoding helix-turn-helix domain-containing protein, with protein MNEILQYLKTHGERLDTEIAEATGLTLAKVRTLLAELAAKGEIMACHSTKFDKGKKIEGISCRLSGFIPPAAPGRKSKSQLKLS; from the coding sequence ATGAACGAGATCCTGCAGTACCTGAAAACGCATGGCGAGCGCCTAGACACGGAGATCGCCGAGGCAACCGGACTGACGCTGGCGAAAGTACGCACACTTCTGGCAGAGCTCGCCGCCAAGGGCGAGATCATGGCCTGCCATTCGACCAAGTTCGACAAGGGCAAGAAGATCGAGGGCATCAGTTGCCGCCTTTCCGGTTTCATCCCTCCCGCAGCACCCGGCAGAAAATCGAAATCGCAATTGAAGCTGTCCTGA
- a CDS encoding NfeD family protein, with amino-acid sequence MNKVKTLLSGLILATWAGCAMASGPVVVVLDVDGAISPGTADYVVRGMRSAADQSAQLIVLKMDTPGGLDTSMRQIIKQIIASPIPVAAFVAPNGARAASAGTYILYASHIAAMAPATNLGAATPVMIGLGGVGTGDQPQKEDKDNTQEKDAGANPAPAKTAAPLTALEHKQVNDASAYIRSLAQMRGRNVQWAEQAVRQAVSLTAAEALKLKVIDVIAADVPDLLRQLDGRKVNVLGAERTLDVAGARIVALEPDWRSRLLSVIADPSIAYLLMLAGVFGIFFEFSNPGFVLPGVTGAISLLLALFAFQMLPINYAGLALILLGLAFMTAEAFVPSFGVLGIGGILAFVMGSVMLIDTDVSGYGVPWSVIVPVAVVSALFIFLVVGVALKARNRPVVSGREELIGGSGEVLEDFDGKDGWARLHGESWHIRSKQPLRRGQQIRVVRIDGLILDVEPEQAPKE; translated from the coding sequence ATGAACAAAGTCAAAACCCTGCTATCGGGCCTGATCCTGGCGACCTGGGCGGGATGCGCGATGGCATCTGGGCCGGTAGTGGTCGTGCTCGATGTCGACGGGGCGATCAGTCCGGGAACGGCGGACTATGTGGTGCGCGGAATGAGATCGGCAGCAGACCAGTCGGCGCAACTGATCGTGCTGAAGATGGATACACCCGGCGGCCTGGACACCTCCATGCGCCAGATCATCAAGCAGATCATCGCCTCTCCGATTCCGGTTGCCGCTTTCGTCGCACCCAACGGGGCACGGGCTGCCAGCGCCGGAACCTATATCCTCTATGCCAGCCACATCGCCGCCATGGCGCCGGCCACCAATCTGGGCGCGGCCACGCCGGTCATGATCGGACTGGGTGGTGTGGGGACAGGCGACCAGCCGCAGAAGGAAGACAAGGACAACACGCAGGAAAAAGATGCCGGAGCAAATCCGGCGCCCGCCAAGACAGCCGCGCCGCTCACCGCGCTGGAACACAAACAGGTCAACGACGCCTCCGCATACATCCGCAGCCTGGCGCAGATGCGCGGTCGCAACGTGCAGTGGGCCGAGCAGGCGGTGCGGCAAGCGGTGAGCCTGACCGCCGCCGAAGCCCTGAAGCTCAAGGTCATCGATGTGATCGCTGCCGACGTGCCCGACCTGTTGCGGCAACTGGACGGCCGCAAAGTGAACGTGCTGGGTGCAGAGCGCACGCTTGACGTCGCAGGCGCGCGCATCGTCGCACTGGAACCGGATTGGCGCAGTCGTCTCCTCTCTGTCATCGCCGATCCGAGCATCGCCTACCTGCTGATGCTCGCCGGCGTGTTCGGCATCTTCTTCGAATTCTCCAATCCGGGTTTCGTGCTGCCGGGCGTGACCGGGGCGATCTCGCTGTTGCTCGCGCTGTTCGCATTCCAGATGCTGCCCATCAACTATGCCGGGCTGGCGCTCATCCTGCTCGGCCTGGCCTTCATGACCGCCGAGGCGTTCGTGCCGAGCTTCGGCGTGCTCGGCATCGGCGGGATCCTTGCCTTCGTGATGGGATCCGTGATGCTGATCGATACCGATGTTTCAGGTTACGGTGTGCCATGGTCGGTCATCGTGCCGGTCGCCGTCGTCAGTGCGCTGTTCATCTTCCTGGTCGTCGGCGTGGCGCTGAAGGCGCGCAACCGTCCGGTGGTGAGCGGACGGGAAGAGTTGATCGGCGGCAGCGGCGAAGTGCTGGAGGATTTCGACGGCAAGGATGGCTGGGCAAGATTGCACGGGGAGAGCTGGCACATCAGAAGCAAACAGCCTCTGCGCCGGGGACAACAGATCAGGGTCGTGCGTATCGACGGTCTGATCCTCGACGTGGAGCCGGAGCAAGCACCGAAGGAATGA
- a CDS encoding slipin family protein, translated as MEWDLSFVVIVLLLVLLLFSSLRIFREYERGVVFTLGRFWKVKGPGLIVIIPGIQQVVRVDLRTIVLEVPTQDVISRDNVSVKVSAVVYLRVIDPQKAIIQVENYLNATSQLAQTMLRSVLGKHQLDDMLAEREKLNKDIQEALDSQTDSWGIKVANVEIKQVDLTESMIRAIARQAEAERERRAKVIHAEGELQASEKLFQAAKILSQEPQAIQLRYLETLTVIGADKNTTIVFPLPMDLVAPFLSKTK; from the coding sequence ATGGAATGGGATCTGAGTTTCGTCGTTATAGTGTTGTTGCTCGTCTTGCTGCTGTTCTCGAGCCTGCGCATCTTTCGCGAGTACGAGCGCGGCGTCGTGTTCACCCTGGGCCGTTTCTGGAAGGTCAAGGGTCCCGGGCTCATCGTCATCATCCCGGGCATCCAGCAAGTGGTCCGGGTGGATCTGCGCACCATCGTGCTCGAGGTGCCGACGCAGGATGTGATCTCGCGCGACAACGTATCCGTCAAGGTCAGCGCAGTGGTGTATCTGCGCGTCATCGATCCGCAGAAAGCGATCATCCAGGTGGAGAACTACCTCAACGCCACCAGCCAGCTGGCACAGACCATGCTGCGCTCGGTGCTGGGCAAGCACCAGCTGGACGACATGCTGGCCGAGCGCGAGAAGCTGAACAAGGACATCCAGGAAGCGCTGGATTCGCAGACCGATTCATGGGGCATCAAGGTGGCCAACGTCGAGATCAAGCAGGTCGACCTGACCGAATCCATGATACGCGCGATCGCCAGACAGGCCGAGGCGGAGCGCGAACGGCGCGCGAAGGTCATACACGCCGAGGGCGAACTGCAGGCTTCGGAGAAACTGTTCCAGGCGGCCAAGATACTTTCGCAGGAACCGCAGGCGATCCAGTTGCGTTACCTGGAGACACTGACGGTGATCGGCGCGGACAAGAACACGACCATCGTGTTCCCCTTGCCCATGGATCTGGTGGCGCCTTTCCTGTCCAAGACCAAGTAG
- a CDS encoding FecR domain-containing protein produces MQQNLEHGTTGRQRRRLLQGLGAGLLGMMLPAVKAFAIAFKPPEKLPATQSVYRLKGRAWVNGNPVDANTRIGPNDTVKTGKDSELVFVVGDHAMLLRSESHLVIRPKEEDIGSLLIGGLRLLAGKLLSVSRNKGLQIETPTATIGIRGTGVYLEAGPERTYFCNCYGDVDVVARNDGTSQESVHSVHHDKPLYIYRQERPGQCIHGASHLARPNHSDEELIMAEALVGRTPPFVS; encoded by the coding sequence ATGCAACAAAACCTGGAACATGGAACGACCGGTCGTCAACGCAGACGCTTGCTGCAAGGTCTGGGGGCAGGGCTGCTGGGCATGATGCTGCCGGCAGTCAAGGCGTTCGCCATCGCATTCAAGCCGCCAGAGAAACTACCGGCGACGCAATCGGTCTATCGCCTGAAGGGCCGGGCGTGGGTGAATGGCAACCCGGTGGATGCCAATACGCGCATCGGGCCCAACGATACGGTGAAGACCGGCAAGGACAGCGAACTGGTCTTTGTGGTCGGCGACCACGCCATGCTGCTACGCAGTGAAAGTCACCTGGTGATCAGGCCCAAGGAAGAGGATATCGGTTCGCTATTGATCGGCGGGCTGAGGTTGCTTGCAGGCAAGCTGCTGTCGGTCTCGCGCAACAAGGGTTTGCAGATCGAAACGCCGACGGCCACGATAGGCATACGCGGTACCGGTGTCTATCTGGAGGCGGGGCCGGAGCGGACCTATTTCTGCAACTGCTACGGCGATGTCGATGTCGTGGCAAGGAACGACGGTACGAGCCAGGAGAGCGTGCATTCCGTGCATCACGACAAGCCTCTGTATATCTACCGCCAGGAGCGGCCGGGTCAGTGTATCCATGGCGCGAGCCACCTGGCCAGGCCGAACCACAGCGACGAGGAGTTGATCATGGCGGAAGCGCTGGTCGGGCGCACGCCACCCTTCGTGTCCTAG
- a CDS encoding YajD family HNH nuclease, translating into MTKHTTPDHARLDRVVAEARKQRELREAGYRERALKLFPWICGRCGREFSGARLRELTVHHKDHNHDNNPLDGSNWELLCLYCHDNEHSRVMDEVVRDRGAESRATATHNPFADLKSLLKKEKE; encoded by the coding sequence ATGACTAAACACACCACTCCCGACCATGCCCGGCTCGACCGCGTCGTCGCCGAGGCGCGCAAGCAACGCGAGTTGCGCGAAGCCGGCTATCGCGAGCGGGCGCTCAAACTGTTCCCGTGGATATGCGGCCGCTGCGGCCGCGAGTTTTCCGGTGCGCGCCTGCGCGAACTGACCGTGCACCACAAGGACCACAACCACGACAACAATCCGCTGGACGGCAGCAATTGGGAATTGCTCTGCCTCTACTGCCACGACAACGAACACTCGCGCGTGATGGATGAAGTGGTGAGGGACAGGGGTGCAGAGAGCCGCGCCACCGCGACCCATAACCCGTTCGCCGATCTGAAGTCGCTGCTGAAGAAAGAAAAAGAATAG
- a CDS encoding SDR family NAD(P)-dependent oxidoreductase has protein sequence MKTILITGATDGIGLETARQLARQGHELVLHGRNEEKAARASAAIRATVPDARLHTAYANLADLAAVARMAHELSARLPQLDVLINNAGVYMTERKLSHDGFEMTLAVNHLAHFLLTDLLLPLLKRSAAPRVVTVSSMVHGSGRIEFDNINSERGFNGYHAYSNSKLANALFANELARREPWLTSNSLHPGVIGTKLLHAAFSMQGDSVASGARTSVYLATSPEVAGVTGRYFDNCAETAAAAQALDRQLAQRLWAWSERAVGGFLTPAG, from the coding sequence ATGAAGACGATACTCATCACCGGAGCGACCGACGGCATCGGTCTGGAGACTGCCAGGCAACTGGCCAGGCAGGGACACGAGCTGGTGCTGCATGGGCGCAATGAAGAAAAGGCGGCGCGTGCGAGTGCCGCGATCCGCGCCACGGTGCCCGATGCGCGCTTGCATACGGCCTATGCGAACCTGGCCGACCTTGCCGCAGTGGCGCGCATGGCGCATGAACTTTCTGCACGTTTGCCGCAACTGGATGTGCTGATCAACAACGCCGGCGTCTACATGACCGAGCGCAAGCTTTCGCACGACGGCTTCGAGATGACGCTGGCAGTGAACCATCTCGCGCACTTCCTGCTCACCGATCTGCTGCTGCCGCTGTTGAAAAGGTCGGCCGCGCCGCGTGTGGTCACCGTCAGTTCGATGGTGCATGGCAGCGGGCGCATCGAGTTCGACAACATTAACAGCGAGCGGGGTTTCAACGGCTATCATGCCTATTCGAATTCCAAGCTGGCCAACGCATTGTTTGCCAACGAGCTGGCGCGGCGCGAACCCTGGCTGACTTCGAACAGCCTGCATCCGGGCGTGATCGGTACGAAACTGCTGCATGCGGCATTCAGCATGCAAGGCGATTCGGTGGCATCGGGCGCGCGCACATCGGTGTATCTCGCCACCTCGCCCGAGGTGGCCGGTGTGACGGGGAGATATTTCGACAACTGTGCCGAGACCGCTGCCGCGGCGCAGGCGCTGGACCGGCAACTGGCGCAGCGCTTGTGGGCATGGTCGGAGCGGGCTGTGGGCGGTTTTCTGACGCCAGCCGGGTAA
- a CDS encoding sigma-70 family RNA polymerase sigma factor has translation MADQDDNLERLMQQSLAGDQRAYALLLQETARLLRPFLSKRLSMADEVEDLLQEILISVHKARHTYDGNRPFRPWLYAIARFRLQDHLRTHYSDQLRHAVDFDELEEFLHDPVTESVMSYESISGEVDKLPEKQATILRLLHQDGYTAREVAEKIGMTESAVKVAAHRAYKVLRTKLER, from the coding sequence ATGGCAGACCAGGACGACAATCTGGAACGACTCATGCAGCAGTCCCTGGCTGGAGACCAGCGCGCCTACGCACTCCTGCTGCAGGAGACCGCACGCCTGCTGCGCCCGTTCCTGTCCAAGCGCCTGAGCATGGCCGATGAAGTGGAAGACCTGCTGCAGGAGATACTCATCTCCGTGCACAAGGCCCGCCATACCTACGATGGCAATCGCCCGTTCAGGCCCTGGCTGTATGCCATCGCCCGATTCCGGCTGCAGGATCACTTGCGCACACACTATTCCGACCAGCTGCGCCATGCCGTCGACTTCGACGAACTGGAAGAATTTTTGCATGACCCTGTAACCGAATCGGTGATGAGTTACGAATCCATCAGTGGGGAGGTGGATAAACTTCCCGAGAAACAGGCGACCATCCTGCGCCTGCTGCATCAGGACGGATACACCGCCAGGGAGGTCGCCGAGAAGATCGGCATGACCGAATCGGCGGTCAAGGTCGCAGCGCATCGCGCTTACAAGGTATTGAGAACGAAACTGGAAAGATAA
- the msrB gene encoding peptide-methionine (R)-S-oxide reductase MsrB, with protein sequence MQRRDFLLAVSGMALAYSARSLAKTPDANDQVTIMRFSDDGKPLGRVTLAKVHKEAEWKARLSPLAYEVTREQGTEMAFSQPGYNRHEPGLYRCVCCDNALFDAATKYDSGTGWPSFWQPIAAENVREIRDHMFGMTRTEVRCALCDAHLGHVFDDGPQPTGLRYCMNTVALRFVPRPK encoded by the coding sequence ATGCAACGCAGAGATTTCTTGTTGGCGGTGTCCGGAATGGCGCTGGCTTATTCGGCGCGCTCTTTAGCCAAAACACCAGATGCCAACGATCAGGTGACCATCATGCGATTCTCCGATGACGGCAAGCCGCTGGGGCGAGTCACTCTGGCCAAGGTGCACAAGGAGGCCGAGTGGAAAGCGCGTCTGTCGCCGCTGGCTTATGAGGTGACGCGCGAGCAGGGTACCGAGATGGCGTTCTCGCAGCCCGGTTACAACAGGCACGAGCCGGGCCTGTATCGCTGTGTGTGCTGCGACAACGCGCTGTTCGACGCCGCCACCAAATACGATTCCGGCACCGGCTGGCCGAGTTTCTGGCAACCGATCGCAGCCGAGAATGTGCGCGAGATCCGGGACCACATGTTCGGCATGACGCGCACCGAAGTGCGCTGCGCCCTGTGTGATGCGCATCTCGGCCATGTGTTCGACGATGGTCCGCAGCCGACCGGGCTGCGCTATTGCATGAACACCGTGGCGCTGCGTTTCGTGCCCAGACCCAAATGA
- a CDS encoding DUF1109 domain-containing protein, producing the protein MANIDDLVARLAQDATAVRPAPHPFLLSLQWIGAAAAYLAVSLALSGPRPDLLERFHSPWFVAEVATLLAIFIVTAISAALLAFPDLHQKRTLAFAPVVPFLLFVVVMLFAWHADSPPSLPPVHSFECTLSITLMTLLPAGWTFYSLRKFASTHYRLAGSVALLSAFSVGALWLRLHETTDSIAHVVEWHYLPMLAIGLLGLWLGKLILKW; encoded by the coding sequence ATGGCAAACATCGACGATCTCGTGGCAAGACTGGCACAGGATGCGACCGCAGTCAGACCTGCGCCGCACCCGTTCCTGCTGAGCCTGCAATGGATAGGCGCTGCAGCGGCCTATCTTGCGGTGTCGCTCGCGCTGTCCGGCCCGCGCCCGGACCTGCTGGAAAGATTCCATAGTCCCTGGTTCGTCGCCGAGGTCGCCACCCTGCTCGCCATCTTCATCGTCACTGCGATCAGCGCCGCCTTGCTGGCATTCCCCGACCTGCACCAGAAACGCACCCTCGCCTTCGCGCCGGTGGTGCCGTTCCTGCTGTTCGTGGTGGTCATGCTCTTTGCATGGCATGCCGACAGCCCGCCTTCGCTGCCGCCTGTGCACAGTTTCGAATGCACGCTCAGCATCACGCTGATGACGCTGCTGCCCGCCGGCTGGACGTTCTATTCACTGCGCAAGTTCGCCAGCACCCACTACCGCCTCGCGGGCAGCGTCGCGTTGCTGTCGGCCTTCAGTGTCGGCGCGCTGTGGCTGCGGCTGCATGAAACGACCGACTCCATCGCACACGTCGTCGAATGGCACTACCTGCCCATGCTCGCCATCGGACTGCTGGGTCTGTGGCTGGGAAAACTGATCCTGAAATGGTGA
- a CDS encoding c-type cytochrome: MKSVILSMAATAGLLIAGSTFAIDMPPLAKKYNCVACHAIDHKIVGPAWKDVAARYTGKGVTKYTYKGKEYPLIEGLVMKVSKGGSGNWGSMPMPANDPSGAHKADITELVKFEQSLANK; the protein is encoded by the coding sequence ATGAAATCCGTCATCCTTAGCATGGCCGCAACTGCAGGACTCTTGATCGCCGGTAGCACCTTCGCTATCGACATGCCGCCTCTGGCGAAAAAATACAATTGCGTCGCCTGCCACGCGATCGACCACAAGATAGTTGGTCCCGCCTGGAAAGACGTTGCCGCAAGATACACCGGCAAAGGCGTCACCAAATATACCTACAAGGGCAAGGAATATCCGCTCATCGAAGGTTTGGTGATGAAAGTATCCAAGGGCGGTTCCGGCAACTGGGGCTCCATGCCCATGCCGGCCAACGACCCGAGCGGCGCCCACAAGGCCGATATCACCGAACTGGTCAAATTCGAACAGAGCCTGGCCAATAAATAA